A section of the Chryseobacterium scophthalmum genome encodes:
- a CDS encoding M28 family peptidase: MKKLTGLLLLSLASYNLQAQNFIQAYQTRANQVTQTNINTLLQEFASYGIKTTGSAANTNALNWLKAKYQSFGYNANQITEDSFTFGNTTSKNLIITKTGTVYPNTYVIICGHYDTVNGPGVSDNGSGTSILLEAARILKDVPTEYSVKFIHFSGEEQGLVGSNHYVNNVVFSNNVRQLNLKVVFNIDQVGGQLGNLNDTINCESDQTSAGGTANNAPSLAMTQQLANCTTLYSPLQISMSNAYASDYMPFEAKGDIITGFYETERSMNEHSANDTYANIDPVYVLNVGKAAVGALQHFAVATSVLGTNESSQSKLESIKIYPNPAKDILNLEIPTEFKNFSFEIKDMNGRLISTHENEKTINVSKLSSGVYLCTVKSDGETVTKKVIIEK; this comes from the coding sequence GTGAAAAAACTAACAGGTCTTCTACTTCTTTCTTTAGCATCTTATAATTTACAGGCGCAGAATTTTATTCAGGCTTATCAAACGAGAGCTAATCAGGTTACTCAAACCAATATTAATACTCTGCTCCAGGAATTTGCGAGTTATGGTATAAAAACAACGGGTTCTGCAGCAAATACGAATGCACTGAACTGGCTTAAAGCTAAATATCAGTCTTTTGGTTACAATGCAAACCAGATTACAGAAGATTCTTTCACTTTTGGAAATACTACTTCTAAGAATTTAATTATTACTAAAACCGGAACGGTTTATCCCAATACGTATGTAATTATTTGTGGACATTATGATACCGTAAATGGACCCGGAGTAAGTGATAACGGAAGCGGAACCTCAATTCTATTGGAAGCTGCAAGGATTTTAAAAGATGTTCCTACAGAATATTCTGTGAAATTTATTCATTTTTCGGGTGAAGAGCAAGGCTTGGTTGGAAGTAATCATTACGTAAATAATGTAGTTTTCTCTAATAATGTTCGTCAATTAAATTTAAAAGTTGTTTTTAACATCGATCAGGTTGGTGGTCAACTTGGAAATTTAAACGATACTATTAATTGTGAGAGCGATCAAACATCAGCCGGAGGAACTGCTAATAATGCACCTTCACTTGCAATGACTCAGCAGTTGGCAAATTGTACAACACTCTACTCTCCTCTTCAGATAAGTATGTCTAATGCGTATGCTTCAGATTATATGCCTTTTGAAGCAAAAGGAGATATTATTACTGGGTTTTATGAAACCGAAAGAAGTATGAACGAGCATTCTGCAAATGATACGTATGCGAATATAGATCCTGTTTATGTATTGAATGTTGGAAAAGCCGCAGTGGGAGCTTTACAACATTTTGCGGTAGCAACATCGGTTTTAGGAACAAATGAGAGTTCTCAAAGTAAATTGGAATCTATTAAAATCTATCCTAATCCGGCAAAAGATATTCTGAATCTTGAAATTCCTACAGAATTTAAAAACTTCAGTTTTGAAATAAAAGATATGAACGGCAGATTGATTTCAACTCATGAAAATGAAAAGACTATAAATGTTTCAAAATTATCAAGCGGAGTTTATTTATGTACTGTAAAATCCGATGGTGAAACGGTTACGAAAAAAGTGATTATTGAAAAATAA